A window of the Deltaproteobacteria bacterium genome harbors these coding sequences:
- a CDS encoding cytochrome c oxidase subunit II produces MTSWLPEDISTYGHGIDHTIRVIYYIVGAWFVLTEAVLFYFIIRYRKRKTTTATYQPGTTFKALAWILLPAALILVFDLGIDLVQGPVWNEIKIYLPTADQTVRIKGRQFVWEITHPGADGKLETPDDIQILNQLVVPVHKKIQFELQSEDVLHSLWIPNLRLKQDAVPGRTIKGWFEATKEGIYPLACAELCGSGHGTMKGQLQVLNETDYQNWLKENRSLEVGRVE; encoded by the coding sequence ATGACCTCCTGGCTTCCCGAAGACATTTCAACTTATGGTCACGGAATTGATCATACAATTCGTGTCATCTACTACATCGTCGGGGCCTGGTTTGTCCTTACGGAGGCGGTCCTTTTCTATTTCATCATCCGCTATCGGAAGCGAAAAACAACCACCGCGACCTATCAACCCGGCACCACTTTTAAGGCACTCGCCTGGATTTTATTGCCAGCGGCGCTGATCCTTGTTTTTGATCTTGGAATCGATCTTGTCCAAGGACCTGTCTGGAATGAAATCAAGATCTATCTTCCCACGGCAGATCAGACGGTCCGGATCAAGGGACGGCAATTCGTCTGGGAGATCACCCATCCGGGGGCCGACGGGAAATTGGAGACACCGGACGATATTCAAATCTTGAATCAACTCGTCGTGCCGGTTCACAAGAAAATTCAATTCGAACTTCAGTCGGAAGATGTCCTGCATAGCCTCTGGATTCCGAACTTAAGGCTCAAGCAGGATGCGGTGCCGGGTCGCACGATCAAGGGTTGGTTTGAAGCGACGAAGGAGGGGATCTATCCGCTCGCCTGCGCGGAACTGTGCGGCAGTGGCCATGGGACGATGAAGGGACAACTGCAGGTCTTGAACGAAACGGATTACCAGAACTGGTTAAAGGAGAACAGAAGCCTGGAGGTTGGACGTGTCGAATAA
- a CDS encoding heme-copper oxidase subunit III produces METKKGQIGLLFFLATEVMFFAGLFSAYWVLRAQTGEWPPVGQPRLPVLVTGINTVILLLSAVAIWRADAAQKKGCHLCLVGWLGLTGVGGLLFLGIQGYEWMRLIQFGLTTARNIYGGIFYMIVGAHGVHVIAALIVLLVVFLKAVRYRYAETNKTGLVLFQIYWTFVVLLWPVIYVAIYLL; encoded by the coding sequence ATGGAAACTAAAAAAGGCCAGATTGGACTTCTGTTTTTTCTGGCAACCGAGGTGATGTTTTTTGCCGGTCTCTTTTCTGCCTACTGGGTCCTTCGCGCGCAGACAGGGGAATGGCCCCCTGTCGGCCAACCGCGCCTTCCAGTCCTCGTCACCGGAATCAATACCGTTATCCTGCTCCTGAGCGCCGTCGCCATCTGGCGGGCCGATGCCGCCCAAAAAAAAGGGTGTCATCTTTGTCTTGTCGGTTGGTTAGGACTGACAGGCGTCGGTGGTCTTCTGTTTCTTGGAATCCAAGGGTATGAATGGATGCGATTGATCCAGTTCGGTCTCACAACAGCCCGAAATATCTACGGCGGCATCTTTTATATGATTGTCGGCGCGCATGGGGTCCATGTCATTGCGGCACTCATCGTTCTCTTGGTCGTCTTTCTAAAAGCGGTCCGCTATCGGTATGCAGAAACCAACAAAACGGGTCTCGTCCTCTTTCAGATCTATTGGACCTTTGTTGTCTTGCTCTGGCCGGTGATCTATGTGGCCATCTATCTACTTTAA
- a CDS encoding cytochrome C oxidase subunit IV family protein, producing MKPRHLVGIWVLLLVLLGVSLLLANLGNVLLATTLIFGVAALKATLVALFYMRLKWEPGYIFAIIFTGLAVVLILFFTLVPDIIYVYGN from the coding sequence GTGAAACCGCGTCACCTTGTTGGGATCTGGGTACTCCTGCTTGTCCTCTTGGGGGTCAGTCTTCTCTTGGCCAATCTTGGGAACGTCCTGCTTGCAACGACACTCATATTTGGGGTTGCCGCCCTGAAGGCGACACTCGTCGCGCTGTTTTACATGCGTCTTAAATGGGAACCGGGGTATATCTTCGCCATCATCTTTACCGGACTTGCGGTTGTGCTGATCCTCTTTTTCACCCTCGTTCCTGATATCATCTACGTTTATGGAAACTAA
- a CDS encoding cytochrome c oxidase subunit 3: MKHRLGIWFFLGSEIAVFGGLIACYLLYRFRHPEWGLQAVHTLTGIGAINTVVLLTSSLTMILAHWFVEEDNFKSAANYLGMTILLGIVFLLFKSYEYHHEINQGLVPTKSLFWGFYYLMTGLHALHVIGGLVANGIIWTGLRKGFSTHRIESVGIYWHFVDVVWIFLFPLLYIASSGGAQ; this comes from the coding sequence ATGAAACATCGTCTCGGCATCTGGTTTTTTTTAGGCTCCGAAATCGCCGTCTTCGGGGGATTGATCGCCTGTTATCTGCTCTATCGCTTTCGCCATCCGGAATGGGGGTTGCAGGCGGTTCACACCCTGACCGGAATCGGTGCGATCAACACAGTCGTACTTCTTACCAGCAGCCTCACAATGATCCTCGCGCATTGGTTTGTTGAAGAAGACAATTTCAAATCGGCTGCGAATTATCTTGGGATGACAATCCTGCTTGGAATCGTCTTCCTTCTCTTCAAGTCTTATGAATATCACCATGAAATCAATCAGGGGCTCGTACCAACAAAGAGCCTCTTTTGGGGCTTTTACTATCTGATGACCGGCCTCCATGCCCTGCATGTTATCGGAGGTCTGGTGGCGAACGGGATCATCTGGACGGGACTCCGAAAGGGGTTCTCCACACATCGGATCGAATCGGTCGGGATTTATTGGCACTTCGTTGACGTCGTCTGGATCTTCCTCTTCCCCCTCCTTTATATAGCCTCTTCTGGAGGTGCCCAGTGA
- a CDS encoding cbb3-type cytochrome c oxidase subunit I has translation MAIIGGYLAYLFRYQLAFPNEPVPGYGLVGPDQYNSFVTMHGTIMVFWVAMPILLSGFGNFLLPLMIGAGDMAFPRLNMTSYWVFFLSTVVLLLSFFVPGGSFSGGWTIYPPLSASPGYTGVIWGGHLWILAVALEFTSMLMGGINFLTTTVAMRAKGMGLFRLPIFVWMINIASILFMFSVGPLIAGAFMLLADRLFDVGFYLPASGGDPLLFQHLFWFFGHPEVYVLLLPALGIIAEIFPVFSRKPLFGYRTIIYSTLVAGLLSFIVWAHHQFISGIDPRLAAPFSVTTILISVPFAITLFAFIATLWRGSIRLTTSMLFALGMLAEFLVGGVTGIFNGSTAADIYIHDTLFVVAHFHYTLFPVTFIATFAGIYYWYPKMFGRFMNETWGKVHFWITIIGFNAVFLPMFAFGLAGHQRRIFDPTLFDYLQPYQYLHVIATVGLIVMLAGQIPFIINFFASLSRGKVVDRNPWLANTLEWLAPSPPGHGNFDQEPVVQRGPYEYSHPLLKERDWISQGEL, from the coding sequence ATGGCAATCATCGGGGGTTACCTCGCCTATCTCTTCCGATACCAGCTCGCCTTTCCGAATGAACCGGTCCCGGGATACGGATTGGTGGGACCCGATCAATACAACTCCTTCGTCACGATGCATGGAACGATCATGGTCTTTTGGGTCGCGATGCCGATCCTGCTCTCCGGATTTGGGAATTTCCTGCTTCCCCTCATGATCGGCGCCGGAGACATGGCCTTCCCGCGTCTCAACATGACATCTTACTGGGTCTTTTTCTTGAGCACCGTCGTCCTCCTGCTTTCATTCTTCGTTCCGGGCGGATCCTTCTCAGGAGGGTGGACTATTTATCCCCCCCTCTCCGCATCGCCCGGTTACACCGGCGTCATATGGGGCGGACACCTCTGGATCCTTGCCGTCGCGCTTGAATTCACCTCGATGCTGATGGGAGGAATAAATTTCCTGACAACGACCGTGGCAATGAGGGCCAAGGGGATGGGTCTCTTTCGGCTCCCGATCTTTGTCTGGATGATCAATATCGCCTCCATCCTCTTCATGTTTTCTGTCGGGCCCCTCATCGCCGGGGCCTTTATGCTGCTGGCCGACCGGCTCTTTGATGTCGGTTTTTATCTCCCCGCCTCCGGTGGAGATCCGCTCCTCTTTCAACATCTCTTTTGGTTCTTTGGTCACCCGGAGGTTTATGTCCTTTTGCTGCCGGCGCTCGGGATCATTGCCGAAATTTTCCCTGTCTTCTCGCGCAAGCCGCTCTTCGGTTATCGAACGATTATCTATTCAACACTGGTTGCTGGCCTGCTCAGTTTCATCGTCTGGGCCCATCACCAGTTTATCAGCGGCATCGACCCCCGACTTGCGGCCCCTTTCAGTGTCACAACAATCCTGATTTCTGTCCCATTCGCTATCACCCTCTTCGCCTTTATTGCGACCCTGTGGCGCGGGTCGATCCGGCTCACGACATCGATGCTCTTCGCCCTCGGAATGCTCGCAGAATTCCTGGTCGGAGGGGTTACGGGGATCTTCAACGGCTCGACCGCTGCCGATATTTACATCCATGACACGCTTTTCGTCGTCGCCCATTTCCACTACACCTTATTCCCTGTCACCTTCATCGCCACATTCGCCGGCATCTACTACTGGTACCCAAAGATGTTCGGGAGATTCATGAACGAAACATGGGGCAAGGTGCATTTCTGGATCACGATCATCGGTTTCAATGCGGTTTTTCTGCCGATGTTTGCGTTCGGTCTGGCAGGACATCAACGCCGGATCTTCGATCCGACCCTCTTTGATTATCTCCAACCGTATCAGTATCTCCACGTCATCGCGACGGTCGGTCTGATCGTGATGTTGGCGGGGCAAATCCCTTTCATCATCAATTTTTTTGCAAGCCTTTCCCGAGGGAAGGTGGTCGATCGAAATCCATGGTTGGCCAACACCCTCGAATGGCTCGCTCCTTCACCACCGGGACATGGAAATTTTGATCAGGAACCGGTCGTTCAGCGAGGACCGTATGAGTACAGTCATCCCTTGTTAAAAGAAAGAGACTGGATCAGCCAGGGGGAGTTATGA
- a CDS encoding Crp/Fnr family transcriptional regulator has product MEKPAKPRCEVCPSRLLGVFCTLEGGVLDEFNKHKTTNEYKKGQVIFYEGNQAYGLYCIFSGKVKLYKTGVDGKQQIVRIVGPGDLLGYRAFFSDEPYHATGEVLEDATICCIDKNAFLSVLAKNSQLAFNVIKKMSKDLRVAEDLATSIAQKSVRERMAELLLMLKETYGKQTKKGHVIEIHLSREELAEMIGITQETAIRLLSEFKKDGMIEVKDREITVLDSKSLLETAGIEF; this is encoded by the coding sequence ATGGAAAAACCGGCGAAGCCACGTTGTGAAGTCTGTCCCTCCCGCCTCCTCGGCGTCTTTTGTACCTTGGAGGGAGGGGTGCTTGACGAATTCAACAAGCACAAGACAACAAACGAATACAAAAAAGGTCAGGTCATCTTCTACGAGGGAAATCAGGCCTATGGGCTTTATTGTATCTTCTCTGGAAAGGTGAAACTCTACAAAACCGGGGTTGATGGAAAACAACAGATCGTCCGGATCGTCGGTCCTGGCGATCTTCTCGGTTACCGCGCTTTTTTTTCTGACGAACCGTATCATGCCACGGGAGAGGTCTTGGAAGACGCGACCATTTGTTGTATTGATAAAAATGCCTTTCTTTCAGTCCTCGCAAAGAACTCGCAACTTGCCTTTAATGTGATCAAAAAGATGTCAAAAGACCTCCGTGTTGCCGAAGATCTGGCAACCAGTATTGCCCAAAAATCGGTTCGGGAGCGAATGGCGGAACTCCTCCTGATGCTGAAGGAGACCTACGGCAAGCAAACAAAGAAGGGGCATGTCATCGAAATTCACCTCTCGCGGGAAGAGTTAGCCGAAATGATCGGGATCACACAGGAAACCGCTATCCGTCTCCTTTCCGAATTCAAAAAAGACGGGATGATTGAAGTCAAGGACAGAGAGATCACGGTGCTCGATTCCAAGTCGCTTCTTGAAACTGCCGGCATTGAATTCTGA
- the def gene encoding peptide deformylase — translation MTFGGTDVSECRSSGDDVILNILKYPDPLLKKKSESVEKVDREIQKLVEDMFETMYDAPGVGLAAPQIGILKRILIVDVGGRLEGEGKRKPDPKVLINPTIITREEKIIWEEGCLSLPQLIVPVERSKKIIVEALDQHGKMVKHLGEDLLAVAFQHEIDHLEGILLVDRLSRLKRDLYKKKLEKLARGERVEEEVEHGKGPAYIG, via the coding sequence ATTACCTTCGGGGGTACGGATGTTAGTGAATGTCGATCCAGTGGAGATGATGTGATTCTCAATATTCTTAAATACCCCGACCCTCTCCTGAAAAAGAAATCAGAGTCGGTTGAGAAGGTTGATCGGGAGATCCAGAAGCTCGTCGAGGATATGTTTGAGACGATGTATGACGCGCCAGGCGTTGGCCTTGCGGCACCGCAGATTGGAATTTTGAAGAGGATCTTGATTGTCGATGTGGGGGGACGACTTGAAGGAGAAGGAAAACGGAAGCCCGATCCAAAAGTTTTGATCAATCCCACCATCATCACACGCGAAGAAAAGATTATCTGGGAAGAGGGGTGTCTCTCGCTCCCTCAGTTGATTGTTCCGGTGGAACGATCAAAGAAAATTATCGTCGAGGCGCTCGATCAGCATGGGAAAATGGTTAAGCATCTCGGCGAAGACCTCCTGGCGGTCGCCTTTCAGCATGAGATCGATCACCTCGAGGGGATTCTGCTTGTCGATCGCCTCTCGCGTCTCAAACGGGACCTCTATAAGAAGAAATTAGAGAAATTGGCTCGTGGCGAAAGGGTCGAAGAAGAGGTCGAACACGGCAAAGGACCGGCGTACATTGGATAA
- the priA gene encoding primosomal protein N', protein MLVDVALPYRLAGTLTYEFDSSTKAVPGLRVVVPLGNRKVIGCLLGEAKGPTPKGLRRIEKVLDETPLLTIHQLKLLTWASRYYFTPIGEVLRHLLPPGLFGKEKKVGRKGKPFQTHDEFEPAMSVDLNSEQKEIIRRIRDQSPGPFLLQGVTGSGKTEIYIDLAREEVEKGNQVLILVPEISLTPQLIGRFQKALGISITPYHSRLTPAQRLASWLTVREKRGSIVVGTRSAIFLPFVQLKLIVVDEEHDPSYKQEERFCYNARDLALWRGKEEGARILLGSATPSLESLHRTRIGKMTLLQLTSRPEGTTLPQVKLIDRRLSGNGILSNDLQAAIAENLRRGEQSLIFLNRRGFAPFFLCRSCGLIPRCQGCEISLAYHKKEGKLVCHYCDASEKVPASCPRCHSSAFSPKGVGTEKIEEELKEKYPKARIERLDRDTSAGEGLWKILSRMKKKEIDILVGTQTVGKGHDYPDLTLVGVVDADTAMNLPDFRAAERTFQLITQVSGRSGRGEKPGQVFVQTFFPDHPGLLAARDHDGKLFIDAELAVRQVAGYPPYCRLIRIVLSGQDEKKVASSIRMLSEKVSRVHRILGPAPCPLSKIRGKSRWHLLIKSQEFLKLHSRLQPILDGFSQNELPSGVRMLVNVDPVEMM, encoded by the coding sequence ATGCTTGTTGACGTGGCGCTTCCTTATCGACTCGCCGGAACACTGACCTACGAATTTGATTCTTCAACAAAAGCGGTGCCCGGTTTACGCGTCGTTGTTCCATTAGGAAATCGGAAGGTGATCGGTTGTCTCCTCGGAGAGGCGAAGGGTCCGACTCCCAAGGGGCTTCGGAGGATCGAAAAGGTCCTGGATGAAACGCCGCTCTTGACGATTCACCAACTAAAACTTCTGACCTGGGCCTCCCGCTATTATTTCACACCGATCGGGGAGGTTCTCCGACATCTGCTTCCTCCAGGACTCTTTGGAAAAGAAAAAAAGGTTGGGAGAAAGGGGAAGCCATTCCAAACTCACGATGAATTCGAACCGGCAATGAGTGTTGATCTGAACAGTGAACAGAAGGAAATTATCAGAAGGATACGCGATCAATCCCCCGGTCCGTTTCTCCTTCAGGGAGTTACGGGGAGCGGAAAGACAGAGATCTACATCGATCTGGCGAGGGAGGAGGTTGAAAAGGGGAATCAGGTCCTGATCCTGGTACCCGAGATTTCCCTGACCCCGCAACTGATCGGTCGGTTTCAAAAGGCGCTCGGGATTTCGATCACTCCTTATCACAGCCGTCTAACGCCCGCTCAGAGGCTGGCAAGTTGGCTCACGGTTCGCGAAAAGAGGGGATCTATTGTCGTCGGAACCCGATCGGCCATTTTTCTCCCTTTTGTTCAACTTAAATTGATTGTTGTCGATGAAGAACACGACCCTTCCTACAAACAGGAGGAGCGTTTTTGTTACAATGCGCGTGATCTTGCGCTCTGGCGGGGAAAGGAAGAAGGGGCGAGGATTCTTTTGGGGTCAGCGACCCCCTCTCTGGAGTCTCTCCATCGGACCCGGATCGGGAAAATGACCCTTCTTCAACTGACAAGCCGGCCGGAGGGGACGACTCTTCCTCAAGTCAAGTTGATCGATCGACGTCTCTCCGGGAATGGTATTCTTTCGAATGATCTCCAGGCGGCGATCGCCGAGAATTTGAGAAGAGGGGAGCAGAGCCTGATCTTTCTGAACCGGCGCGGGTTCGCCCCGTTTTTTCTCTGTCGATCGTGTGGGTTGATCCCGCGTTGTCAGGGGTGCGAAATCTCGCTCGCCTATCATAAAAAAGAGGGAAAACTTGTCTGCCACTATTGCGATGCAAGCGAGAAGGTACCGGCCTCTTGTCCCCGCTGTCACTCCTCTGCCTTTTCTCCGAAAGGGGTTGGAACAGAGAAGATCGAGGAGGAATTGAAGGAGAAATATCCGAAAGCTCGGATTGAGCGGCTTGATCGCGACACCTCTGCTGGTGAGGGATTATGGAAAATTCTCTCACGAATGAAAAAAAAGGAGATCGATATCCTTGTGGGGACACAGACGGTCGGGAAAGGGCACGATTATCCCGATTTAACCCTTGTCGGCGTTGTCGATGCCGATACCGCGATGAATCTTCCTGACTTTCGTGCGGCAGAGAGGACGTTTCAACTGATCACACAGGTGTCCGGGCGTTCCGGTCGTGGAGAAAAACCGGGACAGGTTTTTGTTCAGACCTTTTTCCCGGATCACCCGGGACTTTTGGCAGCTCGTGATCATGATGGGAAATTGTTTATCGATGCCGAACTAGCGGTGCGACAGGTAGCCGGTTATCCTCCTTATTGTCGGCTGATCCGGATCGTTCTCTCAGGGCAGGATGAAAAAAAGGTGGCGTCCAGTATCCGGATGTTGTCGGAAAAAGTTTCAAGGGTGCACAGGATTCTGGGACCGGCCCCTTGTCCGTTGTCCAAGATTCGGGGAAAGAGTCGCTGGCATCTCCTGATTAAAAGTCAGGAGTTTTTAAAACTTCATTCACGTCTCCAGCCGATCCTTGACGGGTTTTCACAAAATGAATTACCTTCGGGGGTACGGATGTTAGTGAATGTCGATCCAGTGGAGATGATGTGA
- the feoB gene encoding ferrous iron transport protein B: MAVSSTEPAKHQRIALIGNPNVGKSVLFGLLGGHYASVSNYPGTTVEVSSVETTLHREKTTFWDTPGVNLLVPMSEAEKVTRDILLTEPIDAVIQVADAKNLRRSLLLSLQLAEMGIPFLLNLNMEDESSKRGILIDKEQLASLLGIPVVGTIAIKKKGIEELKQKIASVRTSTFAFHYSKEIEEAIHKIEIRLPNSRISKRSIAVMILAGDKSLNDWLSIGVPPPVMKEIEHIQNETAEKFAEPLLYLMNRERLKQVDLILKTVFLKKSGQKKEWLELFGKLSMHPVGGFVVLTGVLFALYEFVGKFGAQTGVNWLEKVLFGQYLNPWAKAFFSTLFSSSPFLSDLFVGPYGLITMGLTYAFGIIFPIVLTFFIFFGLMEDSGYLPRLAVMMNRLFRIMGLNGRAVVPMVLGLGCDTMATVSSRIMDTKKERVILTFLLALGVPCSAQLGIILGMFGSLPRWAPFLWGGVVGGVMIFMGFLASRVLRGETSDFIAEIPPIRRPLLKNIMTKTIARLEWYLKEVTPLFLIATFFLFLLDRLHLIAAIQNAASPLIVKGLSLPPEATEVFLAGFLRRDYAATYFFDLFNKGMLDTTQAIVCLIVITLFVPCLANLLMIVKERGARTATVMVGLVYLIAFAVGGIVNFILRI, translated from the coding sequence ATGGCTGTTTCCTCTACTGAGCCCGCGAAACATCAACGAATCGCCCTGATTGGTAATCCTAACGTCGGCAAGAGCGTGCTGTTCGGTCTTTTGGGGGGACACTATGCCTCCGTTTCCAATTACCCCGGGACCACTGTCGAGGTCTCCTCCGTCGAGACAACCCTTCATCGAGAAAAAACTACCTTTTGGGATACCCCCGGTGTCAACCTCCTCGTCCCGATGTCAGAGGCGGAAAAGGTCACGCGGGATATCCTCCTGACCGAACCGATCGATGCCGTGATTCAGGTTGCCGACGCGAAAAACCTGCGCCGTTCGCTCCTCCTCTCCCTTCAACTCGCCGAGATGGGGATCCCGTTCCTCTTAAATCTCAATATGGAAGATGAATCATCCAAACGTGGAATCTTAATCGACAAGGAACAACTCGCCTCCTTGCTCGGAATTCCTGTCGTTGGAACCATCGCGATCAAAAAAAAGGGGATCGAGGAATTAAAACAAAAAATCGCCTCTGTGCGAACCTCAACATTTGCTTTTCATTATTCAAAAGAGATTGAAGAGGCGATCCATAAAATAGAGATCCGTCTTCCTAATTCACGCATCTCAAAAAGATCGATTGCCGTGATGATCCTGGCCGGTGACAAAAGCCTCAATGACTGGCTCTCCATCGGAGTCCCTCCTCCCGTGATGAAGGAGATCGAGCATATCCAAAACGAGACGGCAGAAAAATTTGCCGAACCGCTGCTTTATCTGATGAACCGGGAACGTTTAAAACAGGTCGACCTGATTCTAAAAACAGTTTTTCTCAAAAAATCCGGACAAAAGAAGGAGTGGCTCGAACTTTTCGGCAAGCTCTCGATGCACCCTGTGGGTGGTTTTGTAGTCCTGACAGGGGTTTTATTCGCCCTCTATGAATTTGTCGGCAAATTCGGAGCGCAAACCGGCGTCAACTGGCTCGAAAAAGTTCTGTTCGGTCAATACTTGAACCCCTGGGCCAAAGCTTTTTTTTCAACACTCTTTTCCTCGTCCCCATTCCTCAGTGATCTCTTCGTCGGTCCCTATGGGCTGATCACGATGGGACTCACCTACGCCTTTGGGATCATCTTCCCGATTGTGCTAACCTTCTTTATCTTCTTCGGTCTCATGGAGGACTCGGGCTATCTGCCAAGACTCGCGGTCATGATGAACAGGCTTTTCCGGATCATGGGACTCAATGGAAGGGCGGTCGTCCCGATGGTCTTGGGGTTGGGTTGCGATACGATGGCGACTGTTTCCTCCCGAATCATGGATACCAAGAAAGAGCGGGTCATTTTGACCTTCCTGCTCGCACTCGGTGTCCCCTGTTCGGCCCAGCTCGGGATCATCCTCGGGATGTTTGGATCCCTCCCGCGATGGGCCCCGTTCCTCTGGGGCGGCGTGGTCGGTGGGGTCATGATCTTTATGGGTTTCCTCGCCTCCAGGGTTCTTCGAGGAGAGACCTCTGACTTCATCGCCGAGATCCCCCCGATCCGAAGGCCTCTCCTGAAAAATATCATGACGAAGACGATCGCCCGACTTGAGTGGTATCTGAAAGAGGTCACACCCCTCTTCCTCATCGCGACATTTTTTCTTTTCTTGCTCGACCGGCTTCACCTGATCGCAGCGATCCAGAACGCCGCCTCCCCGTTGATTGTGAAGGGACTCAGCCTCCCCCCCGAGGCGACTGAGGTTTTTCTGGCAGGATTTTTGAGACGAGATTATGCCGCGACCTATTTTTTCGATCTCTTTAATAAAGGAATGCTGGACACGACGCAGGCAATTGTCTGCCTTATCGTCATCACCCTCTTCGTCCCCTGTCTCGCGAATCTCCTGATGATCGTCAAGGAGCGAGGCGCACGGACCGCGACGGTGATGGTTGGGCTGGTTTATCTGATCGCGTTTGCCGTTGGTGGAATTGTTAATTTTATCTTGAGAATTTGA
- a CDS encoding methionyl-tRNA formyltransferase — protein MDKPRLLFMGSPEIAVPSLKALVESGESIVAVITQPDRPAGRGQKITSCAVAEFAKDHDLLLLQPEKIRDVSFFEKLKGLAPDLIVVVAYGKILPKEILEIPKHCVNLHFSLLPKYRGAAPVQWALINGEEETGVTTMFMVEKLDAGPILMQKKVSIESDETAETLGQRLANSGAQLLVETIGLLEKGDLRPTPQNESEATLAPSLKKEDGQLDFSKKATTLLNQIRGVTPWPGAFTHLQGKLLKIHRASVSDKSGKPGEVLAISPEGIEIGCGKGSLVIHELQLEGKKRMLAAEFLKGHPLKLGSYLR, from the coding sequence TTGGATAAACCACGCCTCCTTTTCATGGGTTCACCCGAAATCGCTGTTCCTTCACTGAAGGCGTTGGTGGAGAGTGGTGAAAGTATTGTAGCGGTTATCACCCAACCGGATCGTCCGGCGGGGCGGGGACAGAAGATCACCTCGTGTGCGGTGGCTGAATTTGCGAAAGATCACGATCTCCTTCTTCTTCAACCAGAAAAAATTCGAGACGTTTCGTTTTTTGAAAAATTAAAAGGACTCGCGCCGGATCTGATTGTTGTCGTCGCGTATGGCAAGATTCTTCCAAAAGAGATTTTGGAAATCCCCAAACATTGTGTGAACCTGCACTTTTCATTACTCCCAAAATATCGCGGGGCGGCGCCGGTGCAGTGGGCGCTTATCAATGGCGAGGAAGAGACCGGGGTGACGACGATGTTCATGGTGGAAAAACTGGATGCCGGTCCGATCCTGATGCAGAAGAAGGTTTCTATTGAATCGGACGAGACCGCAGAGACGCTTGGCCAGCGGCTTGCGAATAGCGGCGCCCAGCTTCTCGTTGAGACGATCGGGCTTTTAGAAAAGGGGGATCTTCGCCCGACTCCACAGAATGAATCAGAGGCGACGCTTGCCCCCTCCCTCAAGAAAGAGGATGGGCAGCTCGATTTCTCGAAGAAGGCGACGACACTTCTGAATCAGATTCGGGGGGTCACTCCGTGGCCGGGTGCCTTCACGCATCTTCAGGGGAAGCTTCTTAAAATTCATCGGGCTTCAGTCTCCGATAAAAGTGGAAAACCGGGAGAGGTCCTGGCGATTTCTCCCGAAGGGATCGAGATCGGTTGCGGTAAGGGTTCTCTTGTCATCCACGAACTGCAGCTGGAGGGGAAGAAGAGGATGTTGGCCGCTGAGTTTCTAAAAGGGCATCCCTTAAAACTAGGAAGTTATCTCAGATAA
- a CDS encoding cyclic nucleotide-binding domain-containing protein — MTNEEILSALKGQWGNLLKKGQPLIFHKGQVLVYEGHDPYGVFVIQSGDIQFTKGKSSCPAEHFWHSPKGNVLGVEHFFDGSPFCCTCVATSDCRVVFISKTQLLPFATK; from the coding sequence ATGACGAATGAAGAGATTCTTTCCGCCTTAAAGGGACAATGGGGAAACCTCCTGAAGAAAGGTCAGCCGCTGATCTTTCACAAAGGACAGGTCCTTGTTTACGAAGGGCACGACCCCTACGGTGTTTTTGTCATCCAATCCGGGGATATTCAGTTTACGAAGGGGAAATCATCCTGTCCTGCAGAGCATTTCTGGCACTCTCCAAAAGGAAATGTTTTAGGAGTCGAGCATTTTTTCGATGGAAGTCCTTTTTGTTGCACCTGTGTTGCCACTTCGGACTGCCGTGTAGTCTTTATTTCCAAGACTCAATTACTGCCATTCGCCACGAAATGA
- a CDS encoding ferrous iron transport protein A: MTKCPLCQREFDEQNACRGCGLRKGCQLWRCPYCHYEFVEKSSLIDFLKRIGSRFKKEKTLPVVSEDPLVISLTEGIEGENYQVVFVRPRHEMRLNHLASFGVVPGSEISLHQKRPAFVIQAGETEIALEETVVKEIFVKKTAP, from the coding sequence ATGACCAAGTGTCCTCTTTGCCAACGTGAATTTGATGAGCAAAACGCCTGCCGGGGGTGTGGTCTCCGGAAGGGGTGTCAACTCTGGAGATGCCCGTATTGCCATTACGAGTTTGTTGAAAAGTCCTCCCTGATCGATTTCCTGAAACGAATCGGAAGTCGTTTCAAAAAGGAAAAAACCCTCCCTGTCGTCAGCGAAGACCCCCTCGTCATCTCGCTGACTGAAGGGATCGAGGGAGAAAACTATCAGGTTGTCTTTGTCCGTCCACGGCATGAGATGCGTCTGAACCATCTCGCCAGTTTTGGCGTGGTCCCCGGCAGTGAAATCTCACTCCATCAAAAAAGACCGGCCTTTGTAATCCAAGCGGGCGAAACCGAGATCGCACTCGAAGAGACGGTTGTCAAAGAGATCTTTGTCAAAAAAACAGCGCCCTGA